From the genome of Corallococcus macrosporus DSM 14697:
GCCGTACTCGGTAAGCCCCGCGGCCGAATTCTATGGCCTCGCTACCGAACGGAGTCGCTCGCCACGGGGAGATGGCACCAACTACCATGTCGATATCCGGAGCTCGACGGTGACCCTCGGCTTTGGGGGCTCATTCGGTGGACCGTGGAGCGGGTACGCACCGCTTTGACTGCCAGTCTCGGGATAGATCCGACCGCACGACGCCTCTACGCTCTGGCTGAACAGCTTCTTGAACAGGTTGCTGGCGTTCGTCCTGTGGTCCCGACCCGCGAAGAGCTGCGGGGAGTCTATGGGCGAGGAGGATTCTCCTCGGACGTGCTTCGGCAGGGCGTTGAAGCAATTGGCTGGATTTCGGATGAGCGAGGCCTTGGGGGAGGCCGGGAACTTGATGGACTTGCGTGGTACCTGCCGCTCGCAGAGGCCTGGGAACGTTATGTGGAGGCGGTTCTTCGCGAGGAGGCGGCACTGACAGGCGCGGATTTGCGAACAGCCCGGTTGCGACAAACAATGTTCCCTATCACATGGTCGCATTCTGGCCCTCAGTCGCTGAGTCATTTGGCACCCGACTTTGTTTTGCGAAGAGGCCGGACGGTTCAGATTGTGGACGCAAAGTACAAGGCGCATTTGGCTGAACTGGATGAAGGAGGCTGGTTGGAGTTCACATCGGATGCGCGCGAAGCGCATCGCGCGGATGTGCACCAAGTACTTGCCTATGCCGCCCTATTTGACGCGGATGAGGTGACAGTGACGTTGGTTTACCCATTGAGGCAAGAGACGTGGCAGGTCCTCCAGGAAAGAGGGAGAGAGACCTCCCGCGCAGTGCTCACATACGGTGGGCGCATGTTGCGCTTGGAGCTTCGCGGCTTGCCATTTGGTCGCCCATAGGCGCTGGCGTGCCTATGATTGCTGACTGTGTCGTTGGTTTGATGGGGGCGAGGGAGGAAGGCTCCTCGGCGGCATCATGCAGCGACGGTGTCAGTAGTTGATTTCAGCAGGGACATGTCGAGGTAGCGGCGGTCATCCCAAACGCCGGTGGCTTCAAGTGCGACGATGGTAATGAGGCGCAGGGCGCTGGCTCGGTCCGGGAAGGCTCCGATGGACTCCAGGGCCTTTGTTTTCGGATCCGAGCGAACGCAGGGCATCCTGGCCGGGGCGGAGGACGTCACTCCTCGTAAGCCGCTCCCTGGGGGCGGAGACGTTCATGTCGGCGCAGTTCGAGCATGCCATCGCCGACTTCATCACTCGGCGTGCTCAAGTTACTCCTCGTGGACCCAACTGTTACGACATTGCTGTCCCGCATCTACGGCTCGCACCAGACGTACTTCGATGAGAAAGAGCGCTACTGCCACCGAGTCCCCTCCACCTTCACGGAGGAAGACCACCTGCGCTTGAGGGCGGCCGGGTTGGTGCCCAACACCTTCGTTCAGTGGGGGCATGATGAAGTCATCGACAGATTGCGCCAGTGCGCCAAGGCCGTCACGCCGCGTCGGGCGGCGAACGCGTTCGTGGCATCGATGACGTCGGCGGACCTCTCCTGGTTGACCGTCCTGCCCGCCGCAGTCCTCGGGCGCGCGATGCCGGTTCACGACGAAGCTCGCATGGGCGGCGGAAGCTGCCGTGTCTGCTTCTTCAATGCGGACGCCATCGACGCCACCTTCGAGGCATATATGCGTCACGCGCAGGGCGCGAGCTGGGGGGAGGCTCATCCGGCCCATGGCGTCCTCGCGCTGGGCTCGGCCCTTGCCGGTCCCTCGTCCGCGTGGCCCACGCCCACGCCGCGGGATGTCTGGGTGTTCCACCAATTGCTCGACCTGCTGCGCGGACTTCCTCCCTCGGCGCGCTACAGCCAGGCACGCACCGCGATCCACAAGGCCAGGCTGCTGAGCAACAATCGCCCCGCGCGCTGCGAGACCGTGCTGGAGGCGCTCGCGTTCATCGGCATCCTTGACACGCCCGAGCACCCGGGCTTGATGAACCGCTTCACCTCGGCGGCCGAGCGCGACCAGCGCCCCTCGGTCCGCGTCGAGGTGCCCGCGCCCTTGGCGTGGTGGTCGGCGAAGGAAGGCATCCAGGAAGAGCTGGTGACGCGGCTGTTCGGCCATCTCGAGCGCCCGAAGCAGGAACCTGTCGCTCCGGCTTCGCCGCCCACGAAGCGACGCAAGGCTGCCACCCCGGCTGCTCCGGCCACCGCGAAGCCGAAGTCCATTCCCGGCCCGCCCACGCCGGGCAGCGTCTACGCCATCCGCTTCAGTGAGGACCGCTGGGGCGCCGCCTACTGCCACGAGGTGCGCACCGAACGGGGCGTCCAGCGCGGCCGGATGGAGTATCTCGACCTGTTGTCCCCGGAGCCTCCCTCGGCGAAGCAGGTGGTGGGCCTCGGGTTCAAGGACCGGCTGAACGGAGAGCGCTGGCAGACCTGGTGCAGCGGGCTCGACAAGACGACCGGAGTCAAGCGCATCGCGACCGATGTGCCTGCTCCCGCGCACCGCCAGCCCGGTCCGAAGCGCGTCCCCTTCGGCGGCGCCAGCGACCTGATTCAGCTCGCCGGCTGGAACTTCAAAATCTGACGGCCCGCGTGATTCCGCCGAAACCTCCAGACCCCATCCGGGTTCACGGGGTATTTCAGGAGGAATCACCCATGACGGGATTCGGGACGAAGAGGCTCATCGGGGCGTGCGCGCTGTGGACGATGGGCGCTGTCGGTTGTGGTCTCCCGGAAGTCGCGCTCGATTCGGACGAGGGACGCCATGGCTCTTCCCGCGCGGCGCTCACGTCGCATGAGCAGGCCGCGCTGGACACGGCTCAC
Proteins encoded in this window:
- a CDS encoding 5-methylcytosine restriction system specificity protein McrC, whose amino-acid sequence is MFPGARAGAVPLRSAQTGQVAAGLVVQPRFGWSGVGAVLAQVGWAAAPQFVDLPLVPGSGREIPPWVLAGPVLARLDALLRERRRGFHDVDAVLGKPRGRILWPRYRTESLATGRWHQLPCRYPELDGDPRLWGLIRWTVERVRTALTASLGIDPTARRLYALAEQLLEQVAGVRPVVPTREELRGVYGRGGFSSDVLRQGVEAIGWISDERGLGGGRELDGLAWYLPLAEAWERYVEAVLREEAALTGADLRTARLRQTMFPITWSHSGPQSLSHLAPDFVLRRGRTVQIVDAKYKAHLAELDEGGWLEFTSDAREAHRADVHQVLAYAALFDADEVTVTLVYPLRQETWQVLQERGRETSRAVLTYGGRMLRLELRGLPFGRP